A genome region from Arthrobacter sp. SLBN-100 includes the following:
- a CDS encoding LacI family DNA-binding transcriptional regulator: MSRPPLPPATIIDVAAKAGVSKSTAARALARYGSVSAKTREAVQKAADELGYQPNALARSMITGRTKTIGVVIPDVGNHFFAVAMRGISTAAREAGYEVLLSSTEGDLALERRAVELLAGKRVDGIVVAPVSTEDTDHLERLEGQGIAVTLLDRPAPKVKAASFVSVDHVEASTLAVNHLIDLGHREIGIVTEALMPAGWKPDARQESKKLRPSAARLVGYVNALRGAGLRYRHEYVAWSAYAKASAYEATRRLVRDNPGLTAVYCTDSELSAGAFAALQDLKISCPKDMSLIGFDDQDWATLVRPRLTVVDQPSYQLGMAATEELLSTIGSAQDRRGDRTLSGRLIVRDSTARPPNTSDR; the protein is encoded by the coding sequence GTGAGTCGTCCACCGCTTCCTCCGGCCACCATTATCGATGTGGCCGCGAAGGCAGGTGTGTCAAAGTCAACGGCTGCCCGGGCGCTGGCCCGATACGGGTCCGTAAGTGCCAAAACGAGGGAAGCGGTGCAAAAAGCGGCCGATGAATTGGGGTACCAGCCAAACGCTCTTGCCCGCAGCATGATCACCGGTCGCACCAAGACAATCGGGGTGGTGATACCTGATGTGGGAAACCACTTTTTTGCCGTCGCGATGCGCGGCATTTCCACCGCGGCACGCGAAGCCGGTTACGAGGTTCTGCTGAGCAGCACAGAGGGTGACTTGGCGTTGGAGCGCCGGGCCGTTGAACTTCTGGCAGGCAAACGGGTGGACGGCATTGTCGTTGCGCCAGTTTCGACAGAGGATACTGACCATCTGGAACGGCTTGAGGGCCAGGGCATTGCCGTCACCCTGCTGGACAGACCGGCGCCGAAGGTCAAGGCTGCTTCCTTCGTCTCGGTAGACCATGTGGAGGCTTCGACTCTTGCGGTCAATCACCTGATAGATCTGGGACACCGGGAGATCGGGATTGTCACCGAGGCGCTGATGCCGGCGGGATGGAAGCCCGACGCCCGGCAGGAGAGTAAGAAGCTGCGGCCCAGTGCAGCCCGACTTGTCGGTTATGTCAACGCACTTCGCGGCGCAGGGCTTCGTTACCGGCATGAGTATGTGGCGTGGAGCGCTTATGCCAAGGCCTCGGCGTATGAGGCGACCAGGCGGCTGGTGCGGGACAACCCGGGACTGACCGCGGTTTACTGTACTGACAGTGAACTGAGCGCCGGAGCGTTCGCGGCCCTGCAGGATCTGAAGATCTCCTGCCCTAAAGATATGTCTTTGATCGGGTTTGACGATCAGGACTGGGCAACCTTGGTCCGCCCCCGGCTGACAGTTGTTGATCAGCCCAGCTATCAGTTGGGGATGGCGGCGACCGAGGAGCTGTTGTCGACCATAGGTTCGGCCCAGGATCGCCGGGGAGACCGGACCCTGAGTGGGCGTTTGATCGTGCGCGATTCCACGGCGAGGCCCCCAAACACCTCGGATCGCTGA
- a CDS encoding M20 family metallo-hydrolase, with product MSNGAVPDPDPTKFTGTDAVFLQDFATLCTFGATAGGGVERQAGSPADGEQRAWLAGLLRDKGFDVSFDQVGNQFGLLELNPGAPYVLVGSHLDSQPTAGRYDGAYGVLAAAHAAFLLAAEWQAGGTIPRYNLAVVNWFNEEGSRFQPSMMGSSVYSGKMMPEDALAITDAAGITIREALEATAALGHGAGPKAAYAAEIHIQQGRSMERDGITIGVVDSNWAANKYQFEVRGEQSHTGSTVIADRRDALLGASMLVVAAREIADHFPGGAVHTSVGQLDVYPNSPVVVPSLVTLLLDLRSADEELLAEADRILHDRIAQIEQAARVEIRKTGSHCWPVTPYQPEGVALAEKTAANRGFTYTRVKTLAGHDSTNLKDMVPTVMLFVPSVEGISHNEHEYTSDQDIISGLHVLTDVVRSLCLGELDPR from the coding sequence ATGAGCAATGGTGCCGTGCCGGACCCCGATCCCACCAAGTTCACAGGAACCGATGCCGTGTTCCTGCAAGACTTCGCCACCCTCTGCACTTTCGGCGCTACCGCGGGCGGGGGAGTGGAGCGGCAGGCGGGTTCACCAGCGGACGGGGAACAGCGGGCCTGGCTGGCCGGCCTCCTTCGGGACAAGGGCTTCGACGTCTCCTTCGACCAGGTCGGCAACCAGTTCGGCCTGCTGGAACTGAATCCCGGTGCTCCGTACGTGCTGGTGGGCTCCCACCTCGATTCCCAGCCGACAGCCGGACGCTACGACGGCGCCTACGGCGTCCTCGCGGCCGCCCACGCGGCCTTCCTCCTCGCAGCAGAATGGCAAGCGGGTGGGACAATCCCCCGCTACAACCTGGCGGTAGTGAATTGGTTCAATGAGGAAGGTTCCCGCTTCCAGCCGTCGATGATGGGCAGTTCCGTCTACAGCGGAAAGATGATGCCGGAGGATGCCCTCGCCATCACGGACGCGGCAGGCATCACCATCCGGGAGGCACTGGAAGCTACCGCCGCACTCGGCCACGGCGCCGGGCCGAAGGCCGCCTACGCCGCCGAAATCCACATTCAACAGGGCCGCAGCATGGAACGCGACGGCATCACCATCGGCGTCGTTGACTCCAACTGGGCGGCCAACAAGTACCAGTTCGAGGTCCGCGGCGAACAGTCGCACACAGGCTCCACCGTCATCGCGGACCGGCGCGACGCCCTCCTCGGCGCGTCGATGCTCGTGGTCGCCGCGAGGGAGATTGCAGATCATTTTCCCGGTGGCGCCGTGCACACCTCAGTAGGCCAGCTCGACGTCTATCCCAACTCGCCTGTGGTCGTACCCTCGCTGGTGACCCTGCTCCTTGACCTCAGGTCCGCTGACGAGGAACTCCTCGCCGAGGCCGACCGGATCCTCCACGACCGCATCGCCCAGATCGAACAGGCAGCCCGGGTGGAGATCAGGAAGACCGGATCCCACTGCTGGCCCGTCACCCCCTACCAGCCGGAAGGCGTGGCCCTGGCGGAGAAGACCGCGGCAAACCGCGGATTCACTTATACGCGGGTCAAGACGCTGGCGGGCCACGACTCCACCAACCTGAAGGACATGGTTCCCACCGTGATGCTGTTCGTCCCGTCAGTGG